The Streptococcus pantholopis genome has a segment encoding these proteins:
- a CDS encoding DUF402 domain-containing protein → MKLPKEGDFITIQSYKHDGSLHRSWRDTMVLKTTEHAIIGVNDHTLVTESDGRRWVTREPAIVYFHRKFWFNIIAMIRDSGVSYYCNLASPYVLDEEALKYIDYDLDVKVFANGEKKLLDVDEYELHKQKMHYPADVDYILKENVKILVAWINNSKGPFSQSYINIWYKRYLELKNR, encoded by the coding sequence ATGAAGTTACCTAAGGAGGGCGACTTTATTACAATTCAAAGTTATAAGCACGATGGCAGTTTGCACCGGAGCTGGCGTGACACAATGGTACTGAAAACAACTGAGCATGCCATTATAGGAGTCAATGACCATACACTTGTGACCGAAAGTGATGGCAGACGATGGGTTACCCGAGAACCCGCAATCGTTTATTTTCACAGAAAATTTTGGTTTAACATCATTGCCATGATAAGAGACAGCGGAGTTTCATATTACTGCAACTTAGCAAGCCCTTATGTTTTAGATGAAGAAGCACTTAAATATATTGATTATGATTTAGATGTCAAAGTTTTTGCTAATGGTGAAAAAAAACTTTTGGATGTTGATGAATACGAATTACATAAACAAAAAATGCATTACCCAGCAGATGTTGACTACATCTTAAAAGAAAATGTGAAAATACTCGTCGCTTGGATCAATAACAGCAAAGGACCTTTCTCACAGTCTTATATTAATATCTGGTACAAACGTTATCTAGAACTGAAGAATCGTTAA
- a CDS encoding DUF960 domain-containing protein produces the protein MAFNNTKERYASFGVATSLPHEIIDIFWELLDYYLKDVFPLDNTLTFQLVKHSGKLSFVYQDKKRQLAIVFDYDTPYDPFYPETVNIVDNHGIETLILPHELI, from the coding sequence ATGGCCTTTAATAATACAAAAGAAAGATACGCAAGTTTTGGAGTGGCAACAAGTCTGCCCCACGAAATTATTGATATTTTCTGGGAACTTTTGGATTACTATCTAAAAGATGTCTTTCCGCTGGATAATACTTTAACCTTCCAGTTGGTTAAACATAGTGGAAAACTTTCCTTTGTTTATCAGGATAAAAAAAGACAGCTAGCCATTGTTTTTGACTATGACACCCCTTATGATCCATTTTATCCCGAAACAGTCAATATTGTAGACAACCACGGAATCGAAACTCTTATCCTCCCGCATGAACTCATTTAA
- a CDS encoding Cof-type HAD-IIB family hydrolase has protein sequence MDIRTKDKAKKIKIVFFDIDDTLRVKDTGYMPESIKTVFKSLKQQGILTGIASGRASYGVVPEIRDLNPDYFVTINGTYVSDKNGQEIVNDPIAPDVAKKYVDWAKKIGIAYGFAGKDKPAVSERAKLVDDALVPVYGECDVEPDFHLKHDVYHMWTFEEVGDSLQPPKELAKDVRFVRWHPNSSDVIKNGVSKASGVAHVLEKENLLPENLLYFGDGPNDMEMFDYAGLKVAMGNSVPELKEKADFVTATVEEDGILHALQELNLVDKTPLFPQLDLTAFSGSEATIKTNMGNMTVKLFPDEAPKAVANFLALAKEGYYDDVIFHRIIPDFMIQGGDPTGTGRGGQSIYGESFADEFSEKLYNLRGALSMANAGPNTNGSQFFIVQNSELPYSAQELSQGGWPQTIAKTYADKGGAPHLDRRHTVFGQLADYESYQVLDAIAAVETDAMDKPFADVIIKTIEVKD, from the coding sequence ATGGATATAAGAACTAAAGATAAGGCTAAAAAAATTAAGATTGTCTTTTTTGATATCGATGATACACTGCGTGTCAAAGATACGGGATATATGCCCGAGTCTATCAAAACTGTTTTTAAAAGTTTGAAGCAGCAGGGGATTTTGACTGGGATTGCTTCAGGCAGAGCCAGTTATGGGGTTGTTCCCGAAATTCGCGATCTCAATCCTGATTATTTTGTCACTATCAATGGGACTTACGTCAGTGACAAGAACGGACAGGAAATTGTAAATGACCCTATTGCTCCTGATGTTGCTAAAAAATATGTAGACTGGGCTAAAAAGATTGGAATAGCCTATGGTTTTGCTGGTAAAGATAAGCCGGCTGTATCAGAGCGAGCTAAGCTGGTGGATGATGCGCTAGTGCCAGTTTATGGGGAATGTGATGTCGAACCGGATTTTCACTTAAAGCATGATGTTTATCATATGTGGACTTTCGAAGAAGTAGGGGACAGTCTTCAGCCTCCTAAAGAATTGGCTAAGGATGTGCGCTTTGTTCGCTGGCATCCTAATTCATCAGATGTCATCAAAAATGGTGTATCTAAAGCTTCCGGAGTTGCCCATGTCCTTGAAAAAGAAAATTTACTGCCGGAAAATCTGCTTTACTTTGGAGACGGTCCAAACGATATGGAAATGTTCGATTACGCTGGCCTTAAAGTGGCTATGGGCAACAGTGTCCCGGAACTCAAAGAAAAAGCAGACTTCGTCACCGCAACAGTGGAGGAAGATGGGATTTTACATGCCTTGCAGGAATTAAATTTGGTTGATAAAACACCTCTCTTTCCTCAGTTGGATCTGACAGCCTTTTCTGGCTCTGAAGCAACAATTAAAACGAATATGGGAAATATGACAGTTAAACTTTTCCCTGATGAGGCCCCAAAGGCTGTTGCTAATTTTTTGGCCTTAGCTAAAGAAGGTTATTATGATGATGTCATTTTTCACCGCATTATCCCGGATTTTATGATTCAGGGAGGCGATCCGACCGGTACCGGCAGAGGCGGACAGTCCATCTACGGAGAAAGTTTTGCGGATGAATTTTCAGAAAAACTCTATAATCTGCGCGGGGCTCTGTCCATGGCAAATGCCGGTCCGAATACAAACGGCAGTCAGTTCTTCATTGTTCAAAACAGCGAACTTCCTTACAGTGCACAGGAACTTTCACAGGGAGGCTGGCCGCAGACTATTGCAAAGACCTATGCTGACAAGGGGGGAGCGCCTCATCTTGACCGACGTCATACGGTTTTTGGTCAGCTGGCGGATTACGAATCCTATCAAGTCCTAGATGCTATCGCAGCTGTTGAGACAGATGCCATGGATAAACCGTTTGCAGATGTTATCATTAAAACGATTGAGGTCAAAGACTGA
- a CDS encoding DEAD/DEAH box helicase — translation MDDLDNFYGRQFTEDQLPAEIQKQAQTYPAAVKKGNHWFCVRCSARIPFEAILPDGSYYCRDCLVFGRISTDMQLYFFPQKSFPPVHSLIWSGRLTSYQKQVSDALLASLKKRESVLIHAVTGAGKTEMIYKAVAYVIDQGGAVCVASPRIDVCIELYKRLTSAFSCLVTLLHGSSEPYRRSPLLIATTHQLLKFYQAFDLLIIDEVDAFPFIGNSMLYYAVNRCIREKGLKIFLTATPTAALERKVREGEIKKLYLARRFHGSPLVVPKTQWLGNLLKKMSRGRLPRKLIATIKRQRQSGFPLLLFFPIIEQGEELTAILRQYFPNEAIAHVSSQSGDRLKCVEDFRSGKIHILVSTTILERGVTFPKIDVYVLLAHHHLYTKSSLVQLAGRVGRSKVRSSGELIFFHSGVTKAIQKAISEIKEMNQKGGF, via the coding sequence ATGGATGATTTAGATAATTTCTATGGCCGTCAATTTACCGAGGACCAGCTGCCTGCAGAAATTCAAAAGCAGGCTCAGACTTATCCTGCAGCCGTTAAAAAAGGAAATCATTGGTTTTGTGTGCGCTGTTCTGCTCGAATTCCTTTTGAAGCGATTTTGCCAGACGGTTCATACTACTGCAGGGACTGTCTGGTTTTTGGTAGAATTTCGACCGACATGCAGCTATATTTTTTCCCCCAGAAAAGCTTCCCTCCTGTTCATTCTCTGATTTGGTCGGGCAGGCTGACTTCCTATCAAAAGCAAGTATCTGATGCCTTACTAGCCAGTCTGAAAAAAAGAGAAAGTGTTTTAATCCACGCGGTGACAGGAGCAGGTAAAACGGAAATGATATATAAAGCAGTCGCCTATGTAATTGATCAAGGAGGAGCTGTCTGTGTTGCCAGTCCTAGGATCGATGTCTGCATTGAATTATATAAGCGCCTCACTTCTGCATTTTCATGTTTAGTGACACTCTTACATGGTAGTTCTGAGCCTTACAGACGTTCTCCCTTGCTCATTGCGACAACCCACCAGCTGCTAAAATTTTATCAGGCATTTGACTTATTAATTATTGATGAAGTCGATGCTTTTCCTTTTATAGGGAATTCTATGCTTTACTATGCAGTGAACAGATGCATACGCGAAAAGGGATTGAAAATTTTTCTAACGGCAACTCCAACCGCAGCACTGGAAAGAAAGGTAAGAGAAGGAGAGATAAAAAAGCTGTATCTTGCTCGTCGTTTTCATGGCAGTCCGCTGGTTGTTCCCAAAACACAGTGGCTGGGGAATCTGTTGAAAAAGATGTCTAGAGGCAGACTCCCCCGAAAATTAATCGCAACAATAAAGCGACAAAGACAAAGCGGTTTTCCTTTGCTACTGTTTTTTCCAATTATAGAACAGGGAGAAGAATTAACAGCTATTTTGCGGCAGTACTTTCCTAATGAAGCGATAGCTCATGTTTCCAGCCAATCAGGGGATCGCTTGAAATGTGTGGAGGATTTTCGCAGCGGAAAGATTCACATTCTTGTCTCAACAACTATTCTGGAACGCGGTGTTACGTTCCCAAAGATTGACGTTTATGTATTGCTGGCTCATCACCATCTATACACTAAAAGCAGTTTAGTTCAGCTAGCCGGACGTGTTGGCCGTTCGAAAGTCAGATCTTCCGGAGAACTAATCTTTTTTCATAGTGGTGTAACTAAAGCTATCCAAAAAGCGATTTCAGAGATTAAGGAAATGAATCAAAAAGGAGGATTCTGA
- a CDS encoding response regulator transcription factor → MKTIRVILVDDHEMVRLGLKSFLNLQADVEVVGEASNGRDGIDMALELKPDVVVMDLVMPEMDGVTATLALLKEWEEAKILVLTSYLDNEKIYPVIEAGAKGYMLKTSSAAEILNAIKKVAQGQLAIETEVDKKIKAHNQNPDLHEDLTAREYDILKLLAKGYDNQTIANELFISLKTVKTHVSNILAKLEVDDRTQAVVYAFKHHLVPQDEE, encoded by the coding sequence ATGAAAACAATCCGGGTCATTTTGGTAGATGATCATGAGATGGTGCGTTTAGGTTTAAAGAGTTTTTTAAATTTGCAGGCGGACGTAGAAGTCGTCGGTGAGGCTTCTAATGGCCGTGATGGGATTGATATGGCTTTAGAACTTAAGCCTGATGTTGTGGTTATGGATTTGGTTATGCCGGAAATGGACGGTGTAACAGCAACTTTAGCCTTGCTAAAAGAATGGGAAGAAGCTAAAATTTTGGTTCTAACTTCTTATTTGGATAATGAGAAAATTTACCCGGTCATCGAAGCCGGGGCAAAAGGTTATATGCTAAAGACGTCCAGTGCAGCTGAAATTTTAAATGCTATTAAAAAAGTTGCTCAGGGGCAGCTGGCCATTGAAACAGAAGTTGATAAAAAAATCAAGGCGCATAATCAAAATCCTGATTTGCATGAAGATTTGACTGCTAGAGAATATGACATTTTAAAATTACTTGCTAAAGGCTATGATAATCAAACGATTGCCAATGAGCTTTTTATTTCTTTGAAGACAGTTAAAACTCATGTTTCTAATATCCTAGCCAAGTTAGAGGTTGACGATCGCACCCAAGCAGTTGTTTACGCTTTCAAGCATCACCTGGTTCCCCAAGATGAGGAATAA
- the hpf gene encoding ribosome hibernation-promoting factor, HPF/YfiA family: MIKYSIRGENIEVTDAIRSYVESKLGKIEKYFHVNQELDARVNLKVYRGKMSKVEVTIPIGSITLRAEDVSQDMYGSIDLVVDKIERQIRKNKTKIAKKHREKVPAGQVFTSEFEAEPAEENGAAAKIVRTKNVSLKPMDIEEALLQMDLLGHDFFIYTDADDGQTNVLYRREDGGLGLIEAK, translated from the coding sequence ATGATTAAATATAGTATTCGTGGTGAGAACATCGAAGTAACAGATGCTATCCGTAGCTATGTGGAATCTAAACTTGGAAAAATTGAAAAATACTTCCATGTTAATCAAGAACTAGACGCGCGTGTGAATCTTAAAGTTTATCGAGGCAAAATGTCAAAAGTTGAAGTAACTATCCCAATCGGCTCCATCACTCTCAGAGCAGAAGACGTGTCACAGGACATGTATGGATCGATTGATTTGGTAGTTGATAAAATTGAGCGACAAATCCGCAAAAATAAAACTAAAATTGCTAAAAAACATCGGGAAAAAGTTCCCGCAGGCCAGGTATTTACAAGTGAATTTGAAGCAGAACCGGCTGAAGAAAACGGTGCTGCAGCTAAAATAGTGCGGACTAAGAATGTCAGCCTTAAACCTATGGATATTGAAGAAGCTTTACTGCAAATGGATTTGTTGGGGCATGATTTCTTTATCTACACTGATGCCGATGATGGACAAACAAATGTACTTTATCGCAGAGAAGACGGCGGGCTAGGCCTTATTGAAGCAAAATAA
- a CDS encoding ComF family protein has product MHCLLCQGSIKPKEIFLDIIFLKNSGHLICPSCWQSFERIGPDHCPSCFKNQCKGKCSDCLYWEKKGIAVCHKALFIYNQAMKEYFSRYKFQGDYLLRKVFASELKACLSRYKYYSIVPVPLGQERYEKRKFNQVEGLLEAANIDYINLLSRSDSVQQSSRSKKERLHKNLGFKLKKYRKYPDNILIVDDIYTTGATLQSLKKLLYENGIKNVKTFSLAR; this is encoded by the coding sequence ATGCACTGTCTGTTATGTCAAGGTTCTATTAAACCAAAAGAGATATTTTTGGATATCATTTTTTTAAAAAACAGCGGCCATCTTATTTGTCCCTCCTGCTGGCAGTCTTTTGAAAGAATCGGTCCTGACCACTGTCCGTCCTGTTTTAAAAATCAATGTAAAGGGAAGTGCAGCGACTGTCTGTATTGGGAAAAAAAGGGGATCGCAGTTTGCCATAAAGCCCTTTTCATTTATAATCAAGCTATGAAGGAATATTTCAGCCGCTATAAATTTCAAGGCGACTACCTTTTAAGAAAAGTTTTTGCTTCAGAATTAAAGGCATGTCTGAGTCGGTACAAATATTACAGTATTGTGCCGGTTCCTTTGGGTCAAGAGAGATATGAGAAACGAAAATTTAACCAGGTTGAGGGGCTTTTGGAAGCAGCTAATATCGATTACATCAACCTTCTCAGCCGTTCCGATTCAGTACAACAGTCTAGCAGATCAAAAAAAGAAAGGCTTCATAAAAATTTAGGTTTTAAACTAAAAAAATACAGGAAATATCCCGATAATATCCTGATTGTGGATGACATTTATACAACGGGCGCAACTCTGCAGAGCTTAAAAAAACTTCTTTATGAAAATGGAATTAAAAATGTAAAAACCTTTTCTCTGGCTCGATAA
- a CDS encoding S1 RNA-binding domain-containing protein produces MKIGEKHRGKITNIKPYGAFVELDNGTVGLIHISEIKTGYIDNIYHTLTVGQEVLTQVVDYDEYSHKVSLSLRTLEEDRHRFSHRHRFSNSRYKIGFKPLAEALPVWIEEAVHYLKQDSY; encoded by the coding sequence ATGAAAATTGGTGAAAAGCATAGAGGAAAGATTACAAACATTAAGCCCTACGGTGCTTTTGTGGAACTTGATAATGGCACAGTCGGACTCATTCACATATCTGAAATCAAAACAGGCTATATTGATAATATTTACCATACACTGACCGTCGGACAAGAAGTGCTGACTCAAGTTGTTGACTACGATGAATACAGTCACAAAGTCAGTCTGTCTCTTCGGACCTTAGAGGAAGACAGGCATCGGTTCTCCCACCGCCATCGCTTTTCTAACAGCCGGTATAAGATTGGTTTTAAACCTTTAGCAGAAGCTCTGCCGGTCTGGATTGAAGAAGCGGTTCATTATCTAAAACAAGACAGTTACTAA
- a CDS encoding sensor histidine kinase yields the protein MKKYYYFLVLLYSSVIIISIIFVLLRSLNLQLSSLLTDIWVIEQFLFSVVFLILSVTILLLFLWLVLDENSKRSINQNLRHILNNKAVKVDGNTEINSNLLRLSKKMEHLTTSLQNTENARILNSQEIIKQERKRIARDLHDTVSQELFASSMILSGLSQNTEQLTPDQLHLQLEAVEEMLQNAQNDLRILLLHLRPTELENKSLSEGLDMILKELTDKSDIEVFYQKNIGKLPKTMEEHIFRIVQEFISNTLKHAQANRLEIYLFQTDAELQLKMVDDGIGFDTDEARDLSYGLKNIEDRVDDLAGTIKTLSEKNKGVSMDIRLPLIK from the coding sequence ATGAAGAAATATTATTATTTTCTTGTTTTGCTGTATTCCAGTGTTATCATTATTTCTATTATTTTTGTTCTGCTTCGCAGCTTAAATTTGCAGTTAAGTTCTCTGCTGACAGATATCTGGGTTATTGAGCAATTTCTCTTCTCAGTAGTTTTCCTCATTTTATCTGTCACCATTCTCCTTTTATTCCTCTGGCTTGTTCTAGATGAAAACAGCAAAAGAAGTATTAACCAAAATTTACGTCATATATTAAATAACAAGGCAGTCAAGGTAGATGGCAACACAGAAATCAACAGCAACTTGCTGCGCCTGTCCAAAAAGATGGAACACCTAACGACAAGTCTGCAAAATACGGAAAATGCCCGTATTTTAAATAGTCAGGAAATTATCAAACAAGAAAGAAAGCGGATTGCCCGTGATTTACATGATACGGTCAGTCAGGAACTGTTTGCATCGTCTATGATTTTATCCGGCCTATCTCAAAATACAGAGCAGCTGACTCCCGATCAGCTGCACCTCCAGCTGGAAGCTGTCGAAGAAATGCTGCAGAATGCTCAAAATGATTTGCGGATTTTATTACTGCATCTGCGGCCGACGGAGTTAGAAAATAAGTCTTTGTCTGAAGGATTGGATATGATTCTCAAAGAGCTGACAGATAAGAGTGATATTGAAGTGTTTTATCAAAAAAACATTGGAAAGCTTCCTAAGACAATGGAAGAGCATATTTTTAGAATTGTTCAGGAATTTATCAGCAACACTCTAAAGCATGCTCAGGCCAACCGTCTGGAAATTTACCTCTTTCAGACAGACGCTGAGCTGCAGCTGAAAATGGTTGATGACGGTATTGGGTTTGATACAGATGAAGCTAGAGATTTGAGCTATGGATTAAAGAATATTGAAGACCGGGTTGATGATTTGGCAGGAACCATTAAAACGCTTAGTGAAAAAAATAAGGGAGTCTCAATGGATATCCGCTTACCCCTAATAAAATAA
- the rlmD gene encoding 23S rRNA (uracil(1939)-C(5))-methyltransferase RlmD, translated as MNLSVKQKIPLKIKRLGINGEGIGFYKKTLVFVPGALQGENIFCQITNVKRNFAEAKLLKINKKSKFRVQPACSVYEACGGCQLMHLRYDKQLSYKEDIIRQSLKKFKPEGYENYKIRPTIGMTEPTHYRAKLQFQVGSFSGSIKAGLYAANSHRLIAIEDCLVQDKTTQQVMNTITDLLAKYRLPIYKEGRAHGIRTVMIRKSQATKQLQLIFITSKSLDFTDLIHDLLETYPEIRTVALNINADKTSQIYGEKTVILWGEDTIEEEVLDYGFSLSPRAFYQLNPQQTQVLYSEVVKAMAVTGEEDLLDAYCGVGTIGLAFAGKVKSVRGMDIIPEAIADAKANAASLGLTNAHYEVGKAEELIPRWYKKGYRATALVVDPPRTGLDSKLLAAILRFPPSKMVYVSCNASTLARDLVKLAAVYQVKYIQSVDMFPHTARTEAVVKLVRKSKNFKS; from the coding sequence ATGAATTTATCAGTAAAGCAGAAAATTCCGTTAAAGATTAAACGCTTGGGAATCAACGGTGAGGGGATTGGATTTTATAAAAAAACGTTAGTTTTCGTACCGGGAGCACTGCAGGGAGAGAACATCTTTTGTCAGATCACTAATGTTAAAAGAAATTTTGCTGAAGCTAAGCTTCTGAAAATCAATAAAAAATCAAAATTTAGAGTTCAGCCAGCTTGTTCTGTATATGAGGCTTGCGGAGGTTGCCAGCTGATGCATCTTCGTTACGATAAGCAGTTAAGCTATAAAGAAGATATTATCAGGCAGTCCTTAAAAAAATTTAAGCCGGAAGGTTATGAGAATTATAAGATTCGACCAACAATTGGTATGACTGAACCAACACATTACCGGGCAAAACTTCAGTTTCAGGTAGGTTCTTTTTCCGGCAGTATCAAAGCAGGCTTGTATGCTGCTAACAGCCACCGTCTCATTGCTATTGAAGACTGTTTGGTTCAGGATAAAACGACACAGCAGGTGATGAATACCATAACTGATTTGTTGGCAAAATACCGCCTGCCTATTTACAAAGAAGGCCGCGCTCATGGTATCCGTACAGTGATGATACGCAAGTCGCAGGCTACAAAACAGCTGCAGCTTATTTTTATCACCAGCAAGTCGTTGGATTTTACTGACTTAATCCATGATTTGCTTGAAACATATCCGGAAATAAGGACAGTTGCACTGAATATCAATGCTGATAAAACAAGCCAAATTTACGGGGAAAAAACCGTTATTCTCTGGGGGGAGGACACTATCGAAGAGGAAGTCTTGGATTATGGTTTTTCTCTATCACCGCGCGCTTTTTATCAATTAAATCCGCAGCAAACACAGGTTTTATACAGTGAAGTGGTAAAAGCAATGGCAGTCACTGGTGAAGAGGATTTACTGGATGCTTACTGCGGTGTGGGGACTATTGGTCTGGCTTTTGCTGGTAAAGTGAAGTCTGTACGGGGAATGGATATTATCCCTGAAGCGATTGCCGATGCGAAGGCCAACGCTGCAAGTCTGGGCTTAACAAACGCACATTATGAAGTAGGTAAGGCTGAAGAACTTATTCCTCGCTGGTATAAAAAAGGGTACCGAGCGACAGCTTTAGTTGTTGATCCTCCCAGAACAGGTTTGGATTCCAAGTTACTGGCGGCTATTTTACGTTTTCCGCCTTCTAAAATGGTTTATGTTTCCTGCAATGCTTCAACCTTGGCTCGTGATTTAGTGAAGCTGGCTGCTGTTTATCAAGTGAAGTACATTCAGTCAGTCGATATGTTTCCGCATACAGCGAGGACTGAGGCTGTGGTGAAATTAGTAAGAAAATCTAAAAATTTTAAGAGCTAA
- a CDS encoding YigZ family protein, which produces MTYKTIRADGKSEEEIKKSRFICHLKRITDEQEARDFIAQIKKEHYKANHSCSAMIIGDQSQIKRSSDDGEPSGTAGLPMLSVLEKQELTNLVAVVTRYFGGTKLGTGGLIRAYSGAVAKALSAVGLVEVKELEGLEISLTYSQYQIWANFLQQEGLQEAETEFLDRVKTHIYLESENLNRVLSRLTDFYNGQFSYQKIGRRLLELPLNSGSNE; this is translated from the coding sequence ATGACTTATAAGACAATCAGAGCAGATGGAAAAAGTGAAGAAGAGATTAAGAAATCGCGTTTTATCTGCCATCTTAAACGGATTACAGATGAACAAGAAGCCAGAGATTTTATCGCACAAATAAAAAAGGAGCATTATAAAGCCAACCATTCTTGTTCAGCAATGATTATTGGCGATCAATCACAAATTAAACGTTCCAGTGATGATGGCGAACCGAGCGGAACAGCAGGACTTCCTATGTTATCAGTTCTGGAAAAACAGGAACTGACTAACCTTGTTGCTGTTGTGACCCGCTATTTTGGCGGCACCAAGTTAGGAACCGGCGGATTGATCCGAGCTTATTCCGGTGCTGTTGCTAAAGCACTTTCGGCTGTTGGTTTAGTAGAAGTAAAGGAGCTGGAAGGACTTGAAATCTCGCTGACCTATTCCCAGTATCAAATCTGGGCTAATTTTTTACAGCAAGAAGGTTTGCAGGAGGCCGAAACAGAATTTCTTGACAGGGTCAAGACACATATTTATCTTGAGTCAGAAAATCTTAACAGGGTTTTATCCCGTCTAACAGATTTTTACAATGGGCAGTTTTCTTATCAAAAAATCGGCAGAAGATTGTTAGAGCTTCCGCTTAATTCCGGCTCAAACGAATGA
- the recX gene encoding recombination regulator RecX has protein sequence MKITKIEKKKHLYLVEIDGKNQFYVTQDTIARYLLSKDKQLSQELLAEIKDFARLSSAKNLALYYLSFKQRSETEVRNYLKKHEYQDKVIAQVIAELKEAQWLDDRKYAEALIRQNINTGDKGAYLLKQKLLQKGIESSVIDQELSQVDFGPLVDKVSQKLLKKYQNKLPQGALQNKIIHSLTAKGFDYQEAKNAFDALDIDHDNDVQETLINKEMDKAYRRYSKKYEGYALKQHVTQNLARKGFSLDTINKALRNLD, from the coding sequence ATGAAAATAACAAAAATTGAAAAGAAAAAGCATCTCTACTTAGTTGAAATTGACGGTAAAAACCAGTTCTATGTGACTCAGGACACCATTGCCCGTTACCTGCTCAGCAAAGATAAACAGTTAAGCCAGGAGCTCCTAGCAGAAATTAAAGACTTTGCCCGCCTCTCCTCAGCTAAAAATTTAGCGCTTTACTACCTCTCTTTTAAGCAAAGAAGTGAAACAGAAGTCAGAAACTATCTAAAAAAACACGAATACCAAGATAAAGTGATCGCACAAGTCATTGCTGAACTCAAAGAGGCACAGTGGCTTGATGATAGGAAATATGCCGAGGCGCTAATCCGTCAAAATATAAATACAGGCGACAAAGGAGCTTATCTGCTTAAGCAAAAATTACTGCAGAAAGGCATAGAAAGTTCTGTTATTGACCAGGAATTATCTCAGGTTGATTTCGGCCCTCTTGTTGATAAAGTCAGTCAGAAACTCTTAAAAAAATATCAAAACAAACTGCCCCAAGGAGCTTTGCAGAACAAGATAATACATTCCTTAACAGCAAAAGGTTTTGACTATCAAGAAGCTAAAAATGCTTTTGATGCATTAGACATAGATCATGATAATGATGTGCAAGAAACCCTTATTAATAAAGAAATGGATAAAGCCTATCGAAGATACAGTAAAAAATATGAGGGATACGCTTTGAAACAGCATGTCACACAAAACTTGGCGCGCAAGGGATTCTCCTTGGATACTATAAATAAAGCTCTTCGTAACCTTGATTAA
- the cysK gene encoding cysteine synthase A — protein sequence MTEIYNSITDLVGKTPIVKLNRSVPEEAATVYVKLEAFNPGSSLKDRIALAMIEDAEERGLIKPGDTIIEPTSGNTGIGLAWVGSAKGYKVVIVMPETMSLERRKLIQAYGAELVLTPGSEGMKGAIQKAKELVEERNGWLPMQFSNPANPKIHEKTTGQEILEAFGDTGLDAFIAGVGTGGTITGVSHVLKKANPKIQIFAVEADESAILSGEKPGPHKIQGISAGFIPDTLDTAAYDGIIRVTSDDAIATGRAIGGQEGFLAGISSGAALYAAIEKAKELGKGKNVLVLLPDNGERYLSTALYDFDA from the coding sequence ATGACTGAAATTTATAATTCTATTACTGACTTAGTCGGAAAAACGCCTATTGTTAAATTGAACAGGTCTGTTCCTGAGGAAGCAGCAACTGTCTATGTAAAATTAGAAGCTTTTAACCCCGGTTCTTCATTGAAAGACCGTATCGCTCTTGCAATGATTGAAGATGCGGAAGAACGCGGTCTTATTAAGCCGGGAGATACTATTATTGAACCAACAAGCGGCAATACAGGAATCGGTTTGGCTTGGGTGGGCAGCGCTAAAGGATACAAGGTTGTCATTGTCATGCCTGAAACAATGAGTCTTGAGCGCCGAAAACTCATTCAGGCTTACGGTGCTGAATTAGTGCTCACACCAGGCAGTGAAGGGATGAAAGGGGCTATTCAAAAAGCCAAAGAGCTTGTTGAGGAAAGAAATGGCTGGCTGCCGATGCAGTTTAGCAATCCGGCTAATCCCAAAATTCATGAAAAAACAACAGGGCAGGAAATTCTCGAGGCTTTTGGTGATACCGGTCTAGATGCCTTTATCGCCGGAGTTGGAACAGGCGGTACCATAACAGGGGTTTCTCATGTCTTAAAAAAGGCCAACCCAAAGATACAAATTTTTGCTGTTGAAGCAGATGAATCCGCAATTCTTTCGGGTGAGAAACCTGGACCGCATAAAATTCAAGGAATTTCTGCTGGCTTTATTCCTGATACTTTGGATACTGCAGCATATGATGGTATTATTCGTGTCACATCTGACGATGCCATTGCAACAGGGCGGGCTATTGGCGGACAGGAAGGATTCCTGGCAGGAATTTCATCTGGAGCTGCTCTTTATGCGGCAATTGAAAAAGCCAAAGAGCTGGGCAAAGGAAAAAACGTATTGGTACTGCTGCCAGATAACGGTGAACGCTACCTTTCAACTGCTTTGTATGATTTTGATGCTTAA